In a single window of the Rhopalosiphum padi isolate XX-2018 chromosome 1, ASM2088224v1, whole genome shotgun sequence genome:
- the LOC132928718 gene encoding uncharacterized protein LOC132928718 isoform X1 — translation MDKLERKKSAGLKETNNLLNLEANFIGFDIDDEVLIIIENKKKSLKMELSKETGEPMEVDEPNDSPSIVNNNHVNKKKQSKSSISSPEPNDVKNNRSNKRHKKDNTRNDTLESLELNVPPSLELTTPTFNLTSNSRTRRSTGRKINVDITDAIFKLPFEHGWKRELVYRTSGESTVLNRANRSGDVYYYSPNNRKLRSLREIQEQLDISSDKTSLTIDSFTFLKQPIGMNDRSKELIRDANSKLSKEDSFVGVAVRPKKSKTPVQRPPFDYELSDDENKKSASKMKIVFKNAKTSSRSRSKKGNSESMNTSSSTPEYISEDWQAIQSSVSPKVSPKLENIDINTTTIKRRLSTSDGEIIMQAPCGIRCPNSDEPASLMCTQCLVYYHPACVNINAQLKIVGYVCLNCRSIVQQRNTRVQSSHTVVVGATEPEQLRVEPIRIRQVHQASDTPNFFIDRTPISKIEEPHYEIDEYKDENNLDIINTVICQGNVYKTTMVDGSFHEQYVYEMKQTRGPSLMTCVVQEPKNLEENSEMNGSFKEIATTFSSMQSFNYMVKALRHVFKYLKTHELLSASRVCTAWHIIAMNKFLWQNVRLKNSMVYDWERFVDSIDHQRTDTLDTRRMLIPIKVEEFENFWLHFSKAMKRAQKLKFIELYRCPTHVVEDIIYSLPQIEVLNATSIKNPNVTKEAKNPNDFMALSLNYLGQMTKLTELRLKGLTGIKLTSLPSFENLINLNKFSLTSIKSFPKDIYQSLDTITENIEFLEIGDCDCLSKDFAVSLKRFVNLKSLRLENCCGKWDSCAQDVFTAIRGLEKLTILELVNIEFSNCVEDELEKCVGIKALLIIPAYVSQSATTNCHLIDCLKKLSKTLTHLVWGLTHELLRVTDLFITQYQQNQHSIGYNLELSHTKETTNNIPILRTRKPRQRPGEESAPEKDKEKDKSDNVDILSVPALEKLLDTMMPDAKTRVIKVPFSGTVRVYLSEQFNDL, via the exons ATGGATAAATTGGAGAGAAAGAAATCTGCtggtttaaaa gaaACCAATAATCTTTTAAACCTAGAAGCAAATTTTATTGGATTTGATATTGATGATGaagtattgataataattgaaaataagaaaaaat CATTAAAAATGGAACTTAGTAAAGAAACAGGTGAACCTATGGAAGTAGACGAGCCAAATGACAGTCCAtccattgttaataataatcatgttaataaaaagaaacaatCTAAATCAAGTA tatcatCACCAGAACCTAATGATGTAAAGAATAATCGAAGTAATAAGAGGCACAAGAAAGATAACACACGAAATGATACCTTAGAATCTTTGGAATTAAATGTTCCACCTTCTTTAG aacTTACTACTCCTACATTTAACTTGACTTCTAACAGTAGAACGCGCCGTAGTACAGGCAGAAAAATTAATGTTGACATAACTGATGCAATTTTTAAACTCCCATTTGAGCAtg gatGGAAACGAGAATTAGTATATAGAACATCAGGTGAATCTACTGTTCTCAATCGGGCAAATAGAAGTGgtgatgtatactattattctcCAAATAACCGAAAACTACGATCATTACGAGAAATTCAGGAACAGTTGGATATCTCATCTGATAAAACTTCTCTTACTATCGacagttttacttttttaaaacaacCAATTGGCATGAATGATAGATCAAAAGAACTGATCAGAGATGCAAATTCTAAATTATCTAAG gaaGACTCTTTTGTTGGTGTTGCTGTTCGgcctaaaaaatctaaaacaccTGTACAGCGCCCACCATTTGATTATGAATTGTCAGATGATGAAAACAAAAAGTCTGCtagtaaaatgaaaattgtttttaaaaatgcaaagACTTCCTCAAGATCAAGATCCaaaaaag gGAATTCAGAATCAATGAATACATCTTCATCCACACCTGAATATATATCTGAAGACTGGCAAGCTATTCAATCTAGTGTGTCACCAAAAGTTTCTCCTAAACTTgagaatattgatataaataccaCAACCATTAAAAGACG GTTGTCAACATCAGATGGGGAAATCATCATGCAGGCTCCTTGTGGTATACGGTGCCCTAACAGTGATGAACCTGCTTCTTTAATGTGCACTCAATGTCTGGTCTACTATCATCCAGCATGTGTCAATATAAATGCTCAGTTAAAGATTGTTGGTTATGTATGTTTA aaCTGTCGATCTATTGTGCAACAAAGAAATACACGTGTACAGTCATCTCATACTGTGGTTGTTGGTGCTACTGAACCTGAGCAACTACGCGTTGAACCGATTCGTATAAGACAAGTCCATCAAGCTTCAGATACTCCTAATTTCTTTATTGATAGAACGCCAATTTCTAAAATTGAAGAACCACATTATGAAATTGATGAATATAAAGATGAAAATAAccttgatattataaatactgttaTATGTCAAGGAAATGTATACAAAACTACAATGGTTGATGGCAGTTTTCATGAACAGTATGTTTATGAAATGAAACAAACACGAGGACCTAGTTTGATGACTTGTGTTGTTCAAGAGCCCAAAAATTTGGAAga GAATTCTGAAATGAATGGTTCATTTAAAGAAATTGCAACTACTTTCTCATCCATGCAATCATTCAACTACATGGTTAAAGCATTGAGacacgtttttaaatatttaaaaacacatgAGCTTTTATCTGCTTCTAGAGTATGTACCGCGTGGCATATAATTGCAATGAACAAGTTCTTA tggCAAAATGTTCGTTTAAAAAATTCTATGGTCTATGACTGGGAAAGGTTTGTAGACTCTATTGATCATCAAAGAACTGATACTTTAGATACTAGACGTATGTTAATACCTATAAAAGTTGAAGAATTCGAAAATTTTTGGTTGCATTTTTCCAAAGCAATGAAAAGAGCACAGAAGTTAAAATTCATTGAATTGTATAGATGTCCTACCCATGTAGTTGAAGATATTATTTACTCATTACCTCAAATTGAAGTACTTAATGCAACttcaataaa aaatccaAATGTAACAAAAGAGGCCAAAAATCCCAATGATTTTATGGCCCTAAGCTTAAATTATTTAGGCCAAATGACAAAGCTCACTGAGTTAAGACTAAAAGGTTTAACTGGAATCAAATTAACGTCATTGCcatcatttgaaaatttaataaatttaaataaattt tcattaacttccataaaatcaTTTCCAAAAGACATCTATCAGAGTTTGGATACTATTACTGAAAACATAGAGTTTTTGGAAATTGGCGATTGCGATTGCTTATCAAAAGATTTTGCTGTGTCACTAAAAAGATTTGTCAATTTGAAATCGTTGAGATTGGAAAATTGTTGTGGTAAATGGGACAGTTGTGCACAAGATGTTTTTACTGCTATTAGGGGTCTTGAAAAGCTCACTATTTTGGAATTGGTCAACATAGAATTCAGTAATTGTGTTGAAGATGAGTTGGAAAAATGTGTTGGTATTAAAGCTTTACTGATTATTCCTGCTTATGTGAGCCAA tctgCAACTACCAACTGCCACTTGATTGACTGTCTCAAGAAACTCTCCAAGACATTAACACACTTGGTTTGGGGATTGACTCATGAATTACTCCGTGTTACTGACTTATTTATAACTCAATATCAACAAAACCAGCATAGTATTggttataatttagaattatcCCATACCAAAGAAACGACCAACAACATACCTATACTTAGGACAAGAAAACCCAGACAGCGACCAGGAGAAGAGTCGGCTCCCGAAAAGGACAAGGAAAAAGACAAATCAGATAACGTTGATATACTTTCAGTTCCTGCTCTAGAGAAATTGTTAGATACAATGATGCCTGATGCTAAAACTAGGGTAATTAAGGTTCCCTTTTCAGGAACAGTTAGAGTTTATTTGAGTGAACAGTTTAATGatctttga
- the LOC132928718 gene encoding uncharacterized protein LOC132928718 isoform X3, which produces MDKLERKKSAGLKETNNLLNLEANFIGFDIDDEVLIIIENKKKSLKMELSKETGEPMEVDEPNDSPSIVNNNHVNKKKQSKSSISSPEPNDVKNNRSNKRHKKDNTRNDTLESLELNVPPSLELTTPTFNLTSNSRTRRSTGRKINVDITDAIFKLPFEHGWKRELVYRTSGESTVLNRANRSGDVYYYSPNNRKLRSLREIQEQLDISSDKTSLTIDSFTFLKQPIGMNDRSKELIRDANSKLSKEDSFVGVAVRPKKSKTPVQRPPFDYELSDDENKKSASKMKIVFKNAKTSSRSRSKKGNSESMNTSSSTPEYISEDWQAIQSSVSPKVSPKLENIDINTTTIKRRNSEMNGSFKEIATTFSSMQSFNYMVKALRHVFKYLKTHELLSASRVCTAWHIIAMNKFLWQNVRLKNSMVYDWERFVDSIDHQRTDTLDTRRMLIPIKVEEFENFWLHFSKAMKRAQKLKFIELYRCPTHVVEDIIYSLPQIEVLNATSIKNPNVTKEAKNPNDFMALSLNYLGQMTKLTELRLKGLTGIKLTSLPSFENLINLNKFSLTSIKSFPKDIYQSLDTITENIEFLEIGDCDCLSKDFAVSLKRFVNLKSLRLENCCGKWDSCAQDVFTAIRGLEKLTILELVNIEFSNCVEDELEKCVGIKALLIIPAYVSQSATTNCHLIDCLKKLSKTLTHLVWGLTHELLRVTDLFITQYQQNQHSIGYNLELSHTKETTNNIPILRTRKPRQRPGEESAPEKDKEKDKSDNVDILSVPALEKLLDTMMPDAKTRVIKVPFSGTVRVYLSEQFNDL; this is translated from the exons ATGGATAAATTGGAGAGAAAGAAATCTGCtggtttaaaa gaaACCAATAATCTTTTAAACCTAGAAGCAAATTTTATTGGATTTGATATTGATGATGaagtattgataataattgaaaataagaaaaaat CATTAAAAATGGAACTTAGTAAAGAAACAGGTGAACCTATGGAAGTAGACGAGCCAAATGACAGTCCAtccattgttaataataatcatgttaataaaaagaaacaatCTAAATCAAGTA tatcatCACCAGAACCTAATGATGTAAAGAATAATCGAAGTAATAAGAGGCACAAGAAAGATAACACACGAAATGATACCTTAGAATCTTTGGAATTAAATGTTCCACCTTCTTTAG aacTTACTACTCCTACATTTAACTTGACTTCTAACAGTAGAACGCGCCGTAGTACAGGCAGAAAAATTAATGTTGACATAACTGATGCAATTTTTAAACTCCCATTTGAGCAtg gatGGAAACGAGAATTAGTATATAGAACATCAGGTGAATCTACTGTTCTCAATCGGGCAAATAGAAGTGgtgatgtatactattattctcCAAATAACCGAAAACTACGATCATTACGAGAAATTCAGGAACAGTTGGATATCTCATCTGATAAAACTTCTCTTACTATCGacagttttacttttttaaaacaacCAATTGGCATGAATGATAGATCAAAAGAACTGATCAGAGATGCAAATTCTAAATTATCTAAG gaaGACTCTTTTGTTGGTGTTGCTGTTCGgcctaaaaaatctaaaacaccTGTACAGCGCCCACCATTTGATTATGAATTGTCAGATGATGAAAACAAAAAGTCTGCtagtaaaatgaaaattgtttttaaaaatgcaaagACTTCCTCAAGATCAAGATCCaaaaaag gGAATTCAGAATCAATGAATACATCTTCATCCACACCTGAATATATATCTGAAGACTGGCAAGCTATTCAATCTAGTGTGTCACCAAAAGTTTCTCCTAAACTTgagaatattgatataaataccaCAACCATTAAAAGACG GAATTCTGAAATGAATGGTTCATTTAAAGAAATTGCAACTACTTTCTCATCCATGCAATCATTCAACTACATGGTTAAAGCATTGAGacacgtttttaaatatttaaaaacacatgAGCTTTTATCTGCTTCTAGAGTATGTACCGCGTGGCATATAATTGCAATGAACAAGTTCTTA tggCAAAATGTTCGTTTAAAAAATTCTATGGTCTATGACTGGGAAAGGTTTGTAGACTCTATTGATCATCAAAGAACTGATACTTTAGATACTAGACGTATGTTAATACCTATAAAAGTTGAAGAATTCGAAAATTTTTGGTTGCATTTTTCCAAAGCAATGAAAAGAGCACAGAAGTTAAAATTCATTGAATTGTATAGATGTCCTACCCATGTAGTTGAAGATATTATTTACTCATTACCTCAAATTGAAGTACTTAATGCAACttcaataaa aaatccaAATGTAACAAAAGAGGCCAAAAATCCCAATGATTTTATGGCCCTAAGCTTAAATTATTTAGGCCAAATGACAAAGCTCACTGAGTTAAGACTAAAAGGTTTAACTGGAATCAAATTAACGTCATTGCcatcatttgaaaatttaataaatttaaataaattt tcattaacttccataaaatcaTTTCCAAAAGACATCTATCAGAGTTTGGATACTATTACTGAAAACATAGAGTTTTTGGAAATTGGCGATTGCGATTGCTTATCAAAAGATTTTGCTGTGTCACTAAAAAGATTTGTCAATTTGAAATCGTTGAGATTGGAAAATTGTTGTGGTAAATGGGACAGTTGTGCACAAGATGTTTTTACTGCTATTAGGGGTCTTGAAAAGCTCACTATTTTGGAATTGGTCAACATAGAATTCAGTAATTGTGTTGAAGATGAGTTGGAAAAATGTGTTGGTATTAAAGCTTTACTGATTATTCCTGCTTATGTGAGCCAA tctgCAACTACCAACTGCCACTTGATTGACTGTCTCAAGAAACTCTCCAAGACATTAACACACTTGGTTTGGGGATTGACTCATGAATTACTCCGTGTTACTGACTTATTTATAACTCAATATCAACAAAACCAGCATAGTATTggttataatttagaattatcCCATACCAAAGAAACGACCAACAACATACCTATACTTAGGACAAGAAAACCCAGACAGCGACCAGGAGAAGAGTCGGCTCCCGAAAAGGACAAGGAAAAAGACAAATCAGATAACGTTGATATACTTTCAGTTCCTGCTCTAGAGAAATTGTTAGATACAATGATGCCTGATGCTAAAACTAGGGTAATTAAGGTTCCCTTTTCAGGAACAGTTAGAGTTTATTTGAGTGAACAGTTTAATGatctttga
- the LOC132928718 gene encoding uncharacterized protein LOC132928718 isoform X2 encodes MSNLMETNNLLNLEANFIGFDIDDEVLIIIENKKKSLKMELSKETGEPMEVDEPNDSPSIVNNNHVNKKKQSKSSISSPEPNDVKNNRSNKRHKKDNTRNDTLESLELNVPPSLELTTPTFNLTSNSRTRRSTGRKINVDITDAIFKLPFEHGWKRELVYRTSGESTVLNRANRSGDVYYYSPNNRKLRSLREIQEQLDISSDKTSLTIDSFTFLKQPIGMNDRSKELIRDANSKLSKEDSFVGVAVRPKKSKTPVQRPPFDYELSDDENKKSASKMKIVFKNAKTSSRSRSKKGNSESMNTSSSTPEYISEDWQAIQSSVSPKVSPKLENIDINTTTIKRRLSTSDGEIIMQAPCGIRCPNSDEPASLMCTQCLVYYHPACVNINAQLKIVGYVCLNCRSIVQQRNTRVQSSHTVVVGATEPEQLRVEPIRIRQVHQASDTPNFFIDRTPISKIEEPHYEIDEYKDENNLDIINTVICQGNVYKTTMVDGSFHEQYVYEMKQTRGPSLMTCVVQEPKNLEENSEMNGSFKEIATTFSSMQSFNYMVKALRHVFKYLKTHELLSASRVCTAWHIIAMNKFLWQNVRLKNSMVYDWERFVDSIDHQRTDTLDTRRMLIPIKVEEFENFWLHFSKAMKRAQKLKFIELYRCPTHVVEDIIYSLPQIEVLNATSIKNPNVTKEAKNPNDFMALSLNYLGQMTKLTELRLKGLTGIKLTSLPSFENLINLNKFSLTSIKSFPKDIYQSLDTITENIEFLEIGDCDCLSKDFAVSLKRFVNLKSLRLENCCGKWDSCAQDVFTAIRGLEKLTILELVNIEFSNCVEDELEKCVGIKALLIIPAYVSQSATTNCHLIDCLKKLSKTLTHLVWGLTHELLRVTDLFITQYQQNQHSIGYNLELSHTKETTNNIPILRTRKPRQRPGEESAPEKDKEKDKSDNVDILSVPALEKLLDTMMPDAKTRVIKVPFSGTVRVYLSEQFNDL; translated from the exons ATGAGTAACTTAATG gaaACCAATAATCTTTTAAACCTAGAAGCAAATTTTATTGGATTTGATATTGATGATGaagtattgataataattgaaaataagaaaaaat CATTAAAAATGGAACTTAGTAAAGAAACAGGTGAACCTATGGAAGTAGACGAGCCAAATGACAGTCCAtccattgttaataataatcatgttaataaaaagaaacaatCTAAATCAAGTA tatcatCACCAGAACCTAATGATGTAAAGAATAATCGAAGTAATAAGAGGCACAAGAAAGATAACACACGAAATGATACCTTAGAATCTTTGGAATTAAATGTTCCACCTTCTTTAG aacTTACTACTCCTACATTTAACTTGACTTCTAACAGTAGAACGCGCCGTAGTACAGGCAGAAAAATTAATGTTGACATAACTGATGCAATTTTTAAACTCCCATTTGAGCAtg gatGGAAACGAGAATTAGTATATAGAACATCAGGTGAATCTACTGTTCTCAATCGGGCAAATAGAAGTGgtgatgtatactattattctcCAAATAACCGAAAACTACGATCATTACGAGAAATTCAGGAACAGTTGGATATCTCATCTGATAAAACTTCTCTTACTATCGacagttttacttttttaaaacaacCAATTGGCATGAATGATAGATCAAAAGAACTGATCAGAGATGCAAATTCTAAATTATCTAAG gaaGACTCTTTTGTTGGTGTTGCTGTTCGgcctaaaaaatctaaaacaccTGTACAGCGCCCACCATTTGATTATGAATTGTCAGATGATGAAAACAAAAAGTCTGCtagtaaaatgaaaattgtttttaaaaatgcaaagACTTCCTCAAGATCAAGATCCaaaaaag gGAATTCAGAATCAATGAATACATCTTCATCCACACCTGAATATATATCTGAAGACTGGCAAGCTATTCAATCTAGTGTGTCACCAAAAGTTTCTCCTAAACTTgagaatattgatataaataccaCAACCATTAAAAGACG GTTGTCAACATCAGATGGGGAAATCATCATGCAGGCTCCTTGTGGTATACGGTGCCCTAACAGTGATGAACCTGCTTCTTTAATGTGCACTCAATGTCTGGTCTACTATCATCCAGCATGTGTCAATATAAATGCTCAGTTAAAGATTGTTGGTTATGTATGTTTA aaCTGTCGATCTATTGTGCAACAAAGAAATACACGTGTACAGTCATCTCATACTGTGGTTGTTGGTGCTACTGAACCTGAGCAACTACGCGTTGAACCGATTCGTATAAGACAAGTCCATCAAGCTTCAGATACTCCTAATTTCTTTATTGATAGAACGCCAATTTCTAAAATTGAAGAACCACATTATGAAATTGATGAATATAAAGATGAAAATAAccttgatattataaatactgttaTATGTCAAGGAAATGTATACAAAACTACAATGGTTGATGGCAGTTTTCATGAACAGTATGTTTATGAAATGAAACAAACACGAGGACCTAGTTTGATGACTTGTGTTGTTCAAGAGCCCAAAAATTTGGAAga GAATTCTGAAATGAATGGTTCATTTAAAGAAATTGCAACTACTTTCTCATCCATGCAATCATTCAACTACATGGTTAAAGCATTGAGacacgtttttaaatatttaaaaacacatgAGCTTTTATCTGCTTCTAGAGTATGTACCGCGTGGCATATAATTGCAATGAACAAGTTCTTA tggCAAAATGTTCGTTTAAAAAATTCTATGGTCTATGACTGGGAAAGGTTTGTAGACTCTATTGATCATCAAAGAACTGATACTTTAGATACTAGACGTATGTTAATACCTATAAAAGTTGAAGAATTCGAAAATTTTTGGTTGCATTTTTCCAAAGCAATGAAAAGAGCACAGAAGTTAAAATTCATTGAATTGTATAGATGTCCTACCCATGTAGTTGAAGATATTATTTACTCATTACCTCAAATTGAAGTACTTAATGCAACttcaataaa aaatccaAATGTAACAAAAGAGGCCAAAAATCCCAATGATTTTATGGCCCTAAGCTTAAATTATTTAGGCCAAATGACAAAGCTCACTGAGTTAAGACTAAAAGGTTTAACTGGAATCAAATTAACGTCATTGCcatcatttgaaaatttaataaatttaaataaattt tcattaacttccataaaatcaTTTCCAAAAGACATCTATCAGAGTTTGGATACTATTACTGAAAACATAGAGTTTTTGGAAATTGGCGATTGCGATTGCTTATCAAAAGATTTTGCTGTGTCACTAAAAAGATTTGTCAATTTGAAATCGTTGAGATTGGAAAATTGTTGTGGTAAATGGGACAGTTGTGCACAAGATGTTTTTACTGCTATTAGGGGTCTTGAAAAGCTCACTATTTTGGAATTGGTCAACATAGAATTCAGTAATTGTGTTGAAGATGAGTTGGAAAAATGTGTTGGTATTAAAGCTTTACTGATTATTCCTGCTTATGTGAGCCAA tctgCAACTACCAACTGCCACTTGATTGACTGTCTCAAGAAACTCTCCAAGACATTAACACACTTGGTTTGGGGATTGACTCATGAATTACTCCGTGTTACTGACTTATTTATAACTCAATATCAACAAAACCAGCATAGTATTggttataatttagaattatcCCATACCAAAGAAACGACCAACAACATACCTATACTTAGGACAAGAAAACCCAGACAGCGACCAGGAGAAGAGTCGGCTCCCGAAAAGGACAAGGAAAAAGACAAATCAGATAACGTTGATATACTTTCAGTTCCTGCTCTAGAGAAATTGTTAGATACAATGATGCCTGATGCTAAAACTAGGGTAATTAAGGTTCCCTTTTCAGGAACAGTTAGAGTTTATTTGAGTGAACAGTTTAATGatctttga